A part of Rhinoderma darwinii isolate aRhiDar2 chromosome 1, aRhiDar2.hap1, whole genome shotgun sequence genomic DNA contains:
- the RAB33B gene encoding ras-related protein Rab-33B gives MSSATGGDRGLESSLEASISSTCSYGSARARIFKIIVIGDSNVGKTCLTYRFCTSYFPERTEATIGVDFRERCVEIDGEKIKIQLWDTAGQERFRKSMVQHYYRNVHAVVFVYDITNMASFQSLPAWIEECKRHLLTNDVPRILVGNKCDLKDSIQVPTDLAQKFADLHSMPMFETSAKNTNDHVEAIFMTLAHKLKSHKPLVLSQPPENTVELNSGAKTSFPCGC, from the exons ATGTCTTCAGCCACCGGTGGAGACAGAGGACTTGAATCATCCTTGGAAGCCAGTATCAGCAGCACATGCTCTTATGGATCTGCCCGGGCCAGGATTTTTAAGATTATTGTAATTGGCGATTCCAACGTGGGAAAGACCTGCCTGACGTACCGCTTCTGCACGAGCTATTTCCCTGAACGGACTGAGGCCACCATCGGTGTGGACTTTAGGGAGAGGTGTGTAGAAATagatggagaaaaaataaag ATTCAGTTATGGGACACGGCTGGACAAGAACGTTTCCGCAAGAGCATGGTACAACATTACTATAGGAATGTACATGCTGTGGTTTTTGTCTATGACATCACCAACATGGCAAGTTTCCAGAGCCTACCAGCCTGGATAGAGGAGTGCAAGCGGCATTTACTTACCAACGATGTCCCCCGAATTCTGGTTGGCAATAAGTGTGACCTAAAGGACTCTATTCAAGTACCCACTGACTTGGCCCAAAAGTTTGCTGATTTACACAGCATGCCAATGTTTGAAACCTCTGCCAAGAATACCAATGACCATGTTGAGGCTATATTCATGACACTGGCCCACAAGCTCAAGAGTCACAAGCCACTGGTTTTGAGTCAGCCTCCAGAGAATACAGTAGAGCTAAATTCTGGAGCCAAGACCTCCTTTCCATGCGGTTGCTAG